The nucleotide sequence TCGATGTCACCACACTCACCTGAGGTCTCCTCGTCGTCCATTTGAGCCGTTCCGTGTGTGTGGCTGCTTCGTTTCGCAGGTGAAtctaatttttatttatttacttttctATTTTGACAAAGGAAAATGGTGATGGGTGTTTATCGATAGGGAGCGATTGCTTAACTGAAGGCCAGTGCTGATAACACCATATTATTCAAATTTTGTGGTGAGTTTAGCGCGAGAAAAtcgtaaaatattttttacaacaatttcTTGTCTGAAGTTTTGACACTTAGGGTAACAcagttaattattttaaaaactgtgaaataagaaaatatttagaGTAAATACTGCgcagttaatattttttttgtgtaatatttttttaaatggttttgaaaatgtttatttactatattttaaaaatctacAAATTGCTAAAAGTAAACTTTTCTAATTTTCGTAAGACTGATTAATTCATTTTGTGTTGCTAAGATAAAATATTcatacaatttaaaatttacaaattGATATTTCTGACatattaaattgattttttgaCCATATTTGAATGGTATTGAAATATGAAtggatatttttaaaaaatcagcTTCTTCAGAAGAACATTGAAATCATTTTTAGATTCTTTCCGGGAAGATTTCCATAAACCTGCAGCTGAATTTCAGGTTCTTTTGAGTCACCTCAAAATACCTCCAAACTGGCAGAGCTGATGGAGCTCAAACAGCTTTAAAGCTTTTTTTCCAAAAGATCCCAGAGCGAATTTTATGGCCATCTGAGTTTGAAGCCGATCTCCGCCGCAGTTGGTTGTAAGCGGATTTTAAAAGTGAAACCGAGGAAAGTCGCGCTTTGTTATCTCGTAAAGCCCCCGGCATCGTCGATTTTGCATACCCGTTGATCAAAacagagcgagagagagagcgaaAGATTGAACAATGATCAATACGCGACTTTTGCTGATCGTTGTGATCTTTGCGCTCATTGGGAAAGTGGCACGCGCCCAAATCGCCTTTGTCGAGGATCAAGACATTGATAAGAAGAAGGCCAATCTAGCGGTAAGCTGCAGACAGAGCAAACCAATTCGACGGTCCATGATAACAAACCCCAAACTGGGAGAGCAAAGCCAGCTGGAACTAGAAAAGCCCAGCTTATAAATACCCTTCCCAATACAACAGGTTCCATTTTTCTTACCAAGTTTAAAGTTCAGGCTTTTCAATCCAAAACccatctaaaaatatttttgcaaaaacaCTCTGTAAGTACAGATAATTTGGTGTTACAAgccataaaattaaaaaggtttatatttttataaatttgttttaactTCCAAGAAATGAAGAGAAATCACTAGAACAAAGTCATTATTATCATTTATAAAGTATCAACAGAACACAAGTTTCGGGTTGGAATAATTTTGTTCACATTTATTAAAATAGAAAGTTTacaacatttaaatttttaaaatatctttcaaaaaaaattaccAAATATTAGGACTTCTTGGTAGAGTATGGACGACGCATCGGCAATAATCAATCAAACGGCTCCCTCATCCGTCTCCGCATTCTTCTCTTCTCCAGGGTCGCAAGCCACTCTATTCCCCAGCCCGATGCCCCAAGCACCAGCTTCTTTATCCGGGGGACCAGCAAAAGCAAAACGACTGGGTCTGCGACTGCGCGCCAGGTGAGCAGCCATAATAGATCTTCAGCGGCGATGACATAATAATCTCTGTACTTGGTACTTCCCCTAGCCACTCTTTATTACCCAGAGACCGATGGCTGCTATCCGGCCTACCGGCAGGGACCCTGTGAGCCTGGCCAGATGCTAGTGCTCTACAAGGAGCGGATTATTCCAGAGTGCATACGTAATCCATGTGCCAAGGACGGACACTTCATGATTCGCGAAACGTGCTACGAGTTCGGCAACACCAAGAACGAGGAGAATCCCTGCCCTTACAAGGAGGCAACCTATGTGCTCGGCGTGAATCCCACCAACCTGATGGTCGACTGTGTGAAGCTTTCGGTGCAACTGGAGACGCGCATATCGGACACGCCGGAGCAGGCTCCGCCGGAATACTATATCGAGCTGGCCGAAAAGTGCGCCCGCGGCAGTCGTCTTTTGGCCCAAGGAAAGTGTTCCTAGAGGATTACAACATGagatataaattgtttaaCAATAAGGTGCCTATTAtgtgtgttttccgtttggtGCTGTACATCCCAGTAAAGGGTTTCGAAATTGTTCAATGTTTAAAACAGGTTCACTATGATTTTCGGATTACATTCCAATAAAGACCATTTCTCAAAATTATGGCGGGGtttgtatgtatgtgtttTGTAACAGCTAAAAGCTAAAGGAAGTACGTGTGTACCATCCAAAACTACGAACTGGCTTTCCTGCGACTCTTGGCGGGAGGTGTGGCGGGTTCGGGGGTTTCTTCCTCGAGCATTTCATCTGCCTCGGCGTCATCCTCCTCTGGCAACGTGACGCCATCCTCTAGATTTTGTTCATCATTGGCAGTCTCCAGCTTGAGCAGCGCGTTTTCCAGCGAGGCGAGGAAGGAGCTCTCGCCGTACTCGGGCCACTGACGGAACTGACTGAACAGCGTCAGCATCTGACTAGGCCGGAGATCTCCGAACTGGGTGTAGATGTTAATGCCCGGATAGTAGTTCCTGGTGCTCATGGAGGTGCTCTGGCACGAGTACTGCGGCAGCTTTTTGGGCGACTCATCCGGGTAGGTGGGCTTCACGGATTCAGAGGCATGCGGATTTATGATCAGTCGCGGTCCACAGCCAGGCACCCATTTTCTACAGAAATAATAATCTTGAATTAAAAGCCCTACGGTTTTGCTTTGGCTACCTACTCCAAATTGGGTATTATCCTATTTCGCCGGCTCACAAAGTTCTGCTTTATGAAGAACCAGAGGGCGGGTAGATCCTGGGACTGGCATAGCTCGTGGAGATTACGGCGCGGTGAAAACTTCACCAGGTACAGGTACTCCGGGTTGATGGATCGCACTTTGACCAACTTGCTGCCCTTCGTGGGACTGAAGGCTGTCTGCTGAGGCAGGAAATCCTCGCGTGGAACCTTGGCAATGAACTGGTGCTCGAAGAGGATCT is from Drosophila suzukii chromosome 3, CBGP_Dsuzu_IsoJpt1.0, whole genome shotgun sequence and encodes:
- the LOC108013911 gene encoding uncharacterized protein — translated: MINTRLLLIVVIFALIGKVARAQIAFVEDQDIDKKKANLAGRKPLYSPARCPKHQLLYPGDQQKQNDWVCDCAPATLYYPETDGCYPAYRQGPCEPGQMLVLYKERIIPECIRNPCAKDGHFMIRETCYEFGNTKNEENPCPYKEATYVLGVNPTNLMVDCVKLSVQLETRISDTPEQAPPEYYIELAEKCARGSRLLAQGKCS
- the mtTFB2 gene encoding dimethyladenosine transferase 2, mitochondrial yields the protein MLPLRCSWSLARANYGTKARKELLARYSGEFPEKLLNRKQKVPSHMYLANAQAAERISQYLEPHFQSSGCDTVMEINPGAGHFTRHLLDRESQFRKIILLESMDHFMPRVQELHTLYPERVKVHHGDFVNLWKLVYMDKIDGGSRVADLLNDVPQKAFTDDVNMLVFGAVGSYPFFKHLINSLIFQTSLFNLGRCEMILAIPPPIYIHLTCNNEIGYLIYRSTSVLFQILFEHQFIAKVPREDFLPQQTAFSPTKGSKLVKVRSINPEYLYLVKFSPRRNLHELCQSQDLPALWFFIKQNFVSRRNRIIPNLEKWVPGCGPRLIINPHASESVKPTYPDESPKKLPQYSCQSTSMSTRNYYPGINIYTQFGDLRPSQMLTLFSQFRQWPEYGESSFLASLENALLKLETANDEQNLEDGVTLPEEDDAEADEMLEEETPEPATPPAKSRRKASS